The following DNA comes from Phytohabitans rumicis.
CCGCCGCCCACCGCCGGCCGCTGCGTCTGCCGCGGCCGCAGCAGCCCGTCGAAGATCTCCTTCGAGGTGGTGTAGTTGCCGTTCGGGCCGAGGGCGGTGGTGGTCACCACGGACGGCCCGTCGTTGCGGATCAGGTACGCGAACTTCGCGCTGCCCTCGTAGCTGACGTCCTCGTACACCTTCGGGTGGTTGGGCAGCCACACCTCGACGAGCCGGCCGAGCGGGTCGTACGCCCTCTCGGTCTTGCGCCGGTTGGCGTCGACGACGGTGACGGGTTGGCCCCAGGCCGGCTCCAGGGTCGTGGTGACCGCGTGGCCGAGCGGGTTCTTGGCGACGGTCTGGGTGACCGGCCCGCCGGTCGCCGGCGTGTACGCCACGGTGCTGGCCCGGCCATGCGCGTCGGCCGACTCGACCACCCGGCCGTGCGCGTCGTACTTGCTGGTGGCCGTGGTCGCATACACCGGGCCGGTGGCCGGGCGTTCCTTGGCCGCCTCCTCCCTGGTGGCGTTACCGGCCGTGGGCGCCACGCCGAACTCCTGCCCGTCGTAGGAGACGCGGGTGTCGCGGACGGCGTCGCGCGGGAAGACCGGCGTTTGGCCACAGTGGACGGAAACGGTCTCCGTGTGGGATACGAAGTCCAGCAGCCACCGGTTGGTGTTGACCGCGTACGTCGTGTGGGTGCACAGGTCGTCGGCCGGGGTCGCCGTGTCGCCGAGGTCGTTGACCCGGGTCACCTGGCCGCGGTCGGTGTAGCTGGTCTCGGTCCGGGTCCGGCGCCACCCGCCGGCCGCGAGCGCGGTGTACGCCTCCGTGGCGCCAGTACGCACCACGTACGCCTTGAAGCTGCCGCGCGTCGCGGTCGGGCCGTGCCACCACGGCTCGTCGATGCTCTTGCTGACCACCGTGTCGGTGTCGCCGTCGTAGGTGATGGACTCCAGGTGGACACCGCGCAGCCAGTCCTCGTCCTCGCGGGCCGGTCCGTCGCTCGGCCGCACCTGCGCGGTCCGGGTGCCGGCGGGCAACTTGTCGCCATGCATGCCGCGGTAGAAGCGCAGCTCGGTCTTGCCGATCGGCCCGCTCGGATCGGTGGGCTTGCCGGTGCGGACGCGTACCGTCTTGAAGCCGCGGAACTCGTTCCAGGTGCGCTTGTCGTCCTTGGTGAACTCGGACGTGTCGTAGTGCCAGGCCGCCCCGTCGACGTACTCGTACTCGGTCACCTGCTCGCTGAACGAGCCCATCTGGTCGGACTGGGTCACGCTCTGCACGACGTACTTGTGGAAGTGGTCGGTGCGCTCCGCGAAGTCCTTCTTCGCCCACGTCATCGGGAAGCAGCGCAGGGTGTTCGTCTCCGGGCTGGCCGGCATGCTTTCGCCGGCCTTGCAGTCCGGGTCGGCGTACCTCACCGACAGCACGCCGCCGGACTCCGACACCACCCCGGTGACGCGATACCGGTTCAGCGGCGCCAGACCGTCCACCTTGTAGACCCGGTTGGGGTACGCGGTGCCCTCGAACCGCACCGCCGGCAGCGACGCGGTCCCGCCGACGTGGCCGGTGTGCGTGACGCCCTTCAGCCACAGCGCGGCCTGCTCCCCGTCACCTGGATCGGGGAACTGCTGATCGAGCGTCCACGAGTCCACGTCGGCGAACCCGCCATCCCGCGATACCTGGGTGGTGATCTTCGCCAGCCGCTTGGTGGACCAGAAGGTCGGCGAGTGGTGGTCCTGACAGGTCGCCGCCTCGCACCGGTGGTCGAGCGGCACGTCCGGCCAGTTCTCCTTCTTGGCCAGGGTGCAGGTGCTGCCCGGGACGCACCGGTCGGCCACCGCGAACTCCACCCGGCCGGTGGCGGCCTGGCCGTCCCGCACGCCGTATTCGATCCTGCGCAGGGTTCCGCCGCGCACATAGGACGCCGCGGTGTCCTTGACGTTCAGGCCGTACGAGTTCGTCTCGGTCTCGTACGTGTAGACGATGTGGTTGCCGTTGCGGTCCACGACCTTGTCGAGGTTCCATCGCCACGCCTGGACGCAGTGCGAGGCGGCGAAGGTGGCGCCGTGGCACGGCTCGTCAGCGTCGTCGCCGAACACCGGCACCGTCCACGTCGACTTCGCCTCCGGGCGGGAGCCGAAGAACAGCTGGGTGCCGTCGGTGGTGGTGATCTTCCAGTGCTCGCCGTCGTCGTCGCCGTTGCCGGCGCCGGTCAGCCGCTCGATGCGCGCGCCGGTGTCGCTCTTGGCGCGCCACCGGCCTTCGCCGTCGCAGCAGATCAGCATCCCGCCGCCGCCGTTGTACGCGGCGACCGCGTTGTCGCTGCGCCAGCACAGGTCGCCCACCTTCGGCGGGGTGGTGCCGCCGCCGGTGTCGTCGGCGCACGCGCCGTAGACCCGCTCGACGAACCCGGGCGACAGGTCCCAGCCGTCGCCCACCCAGGACGCCTGGTTGTTGGTCGCGCTGGTGTGACCGTCCACCGTGGATGAGGCATAGGACAGCGCCAGGTCCGGCTCCAGGCCGCCGGGGCCGGCGGGACCCGCAGCGGGTACGACCACGTGAAGTCGCCGGTCTGCGCGGACACCTGCCACGTCGCCGATGGGGCGAGCGGCGTCGCCGTCGGCGTGCCCGCTCCGTCCTTTGTGGTCGCGTCCGGGTCCTGGTCGCCGGACAGGGCGCTGCTGGTCGCCTGATCGTCGGCTCGGGACGCCATGTGCTGCTGCTCCGCCGGCACCGACGGCGTGCCCGGCAGCGGGACGGAGGGCTGTCCGTTCGCCAACGCGGCGGACGGGGCCACGGCCAGGTTCGCGGCGACGGTCAGGATCAGGACGGCTTCGGCCGCCACAGTACGGCGCATGGGTCACTCCCCCGCTTCTTCGGTCGGCGGCTCGTCGGTGGGCGGCTCTTCTTCCGTGGGCGGCTCGAATAGCGGCTCCTCGTCCGGCGGGCCGATCAGCACGTACCCGAGCCGGCCCACGACGTCGTAGCCCTCGCAGTCCTCGGCCACCGAGGTGTACGCCTCGCCGCCGATCCGGCAGGCGTAGAGCGCCATGCTGGCCACCCCGCTCGGCTCCTCGCTCCAGAGGTGGCCGAGGCCGGACAACACCGTCTTGCCCGCGCACCCGGGGTCCAGCGACAGGAACTGGTCGTGGCCGTCCCGGCAGCTCATCAGCGGCTGGGTGCCGGGCAGCGGGCTGAGCGCCACCCACCCCTGGGTGCCCTCCTGCCAGTATCCGGGCGGGAGCACCGGGCTGCCGTCGAACGTCGTGACGTGGTCCCAGGTCGGCCCGTAGTAACGGGCCAGCGCACCGTACGGCAGGGCGTACCCGAGCACCCCGTCCTTCGTGGCCCCCTCGCAGTCGGCCCGCAGCGACTCGAACCGGTCCGCGGCGGTCCGGCACCGGTACACCGGCAGCGTGGTGAAGTTCGGCGGCGGCACCGCGTACACCAGGCCGACCTCGCCCGCGACCGCGGCGCCCTCGCACGCCGCGTCCGTGGACGTGAAGCCGTCGGCCCCGGACCGGCACGCGTACAGCATCGTGGTGTGCGGGTGCGGCGACGGCACCAGCGTGCCAAGCGTCGTCTCGTACGTGTAGCCGGGGCGCGCGTCGCCGTCGGTGCCGGCCGAATACCGCTCGCCGGCGCTGTCGACGTACCGGCCCAGCTGGCCGCCGATCGGCTTGGGCCAGACCGCCCGCTGGGCGATCTGCTCGTCGGTCGCCATGCCGACGTCGGTGCGGATCTCGTCGACGGTGCCGGGGAAGAACTCCGCCGGCTCACCGTCCACTTTGCTCCGCCCGACGGTGAAGACGCCGTCGGTGGCCCACAGCGCGACGCCGTCCCGGACCCCGGCCAGCTCGCCGTTGACGTACAGCCGGAGCTGGCGCGCGGCGTAGTCGTGCACGCCGGTCAGGTGCGTCCACTGCCCGACCGTCGGCGCCTCCCGCGACGCCGCGTAGACCAGGTCGGCGCCGTCCGCGTCCTGGGTTCGCGCGCCGAAGAGCCAGCGCCCCGCCTCGGGCCGGTACTGGAGGGTGAACGCGCTGGTCCGACCGCCGTCCTGAGCGAGCACGGTCGCGGCCTGGTCGGTGCGGGAAAGATTGGCCCACGCGGACACCGTGAAGCTGTCCCGGGTCGCCACTCCGGTCCAGGCGGACGTGGCCGCGCCGGTGGTCCCGTCCAGCCGCAGACCCTTGCCACTCACCCCGGGGCCGAACGTCGCGGCGCCGGCGGCGGTCAGGTCGTTGTGCGCCCAGTTGTAGTCCTTCGGCGTGCCGTCGTCGAACCGCCAGACGCTGTAGTCCACCGCGCGGGCGTCGTCGTGCACCGTGCGCACCTCGCCGTCGGACAGTGCCCGCGGATAGGCCCGCACGTCGTCGATGCCGCTGGCGAAGAACTCGGCGTTGCGCCCGTTGAGCCGGGCCCGACCCATCGACAACGGCCCGCCGGCGCGCCACACGGTCACGTCGACCTGGGCCGCCGACAGCAGCCCGTTCACGTACAGCCGGAGCTGGTGGGCGTCGGCGTCGTACACCACCGCCAGGTGCATCCAGTGGTGGGCGGCGGCCGACTGGGCCGAGGTCAGCACCAGGTCGCCCGCGTTGTCGGTGTCGGCGGTCGGCACCACCACCGCCCACTTGTTGTCGGACGCCCGGTACTGCAGGCGGAACGCGCTGTTGCGGTTGCCGTCCTGGCCGACCACGGTCCGGTCCACATTGGTCTCGGTCAGGTACGCCCACGCGGTGACCGTGAAGCTTCGTCCGGTGTCGAGGGCGGGGCCGGCCGTCTCGACGTACCCGGAGGAGCCGTCCAGCCAGGCGGCCTGCCCGGTCCGGCCGCTGAACCACTCCGCGCCGCCGGTCATGGTGGCCGGCAGGCCGTGGCTGCTGGTGTCGTCGACGGTGGTGCCGCTGCCCTCGTCGAACTCCCAGCGGCCGCCGTCGGCGGCCGGCAGCGTGTCCGGGCCGATCTGGGCCGGGTACGAGGTGACGAGGCTGAGGATGCGCTCCTTGTCCAGCGCGCCGGTGTAGGTCCGGACGTCGTCCACGCGGCCCTTCCAGTGCGCCGCCGCCGCGCCGTTGGCCGTGCCGCGTCCGATGTGGAGGCCGCCGCTGACGGTCCACGGTGTGTTGAGCGTGCCCTCGCCGAGCCGGGTGCCGTTGACGTACAGCCAGATCTTCTTGGCCGCCGGGTCGTACACGCCCAGCAGGTGCACCCATGTCTCGACCTCGGTCGGGTCGGTGGTGAGCGCGGCCCGGGTGACCCGCCCGGTGTCCGGCTCCGGCATCTCGAACACCCAGGCGCCCTTGCGCCGCTGCAGGTCGTCGACCAGGTGGCCGAGCCGGAACAGGCTCCGCTGGCCGCCGTCGACGCTCACCGCGTCCATCCGGCAGCTCTCGTGCTCGTCCAGGTCGCAGTTGCGGTCCGGCAGGTACACCCAGGCGCCCACCGTGAACGCCTGGCCGGGGCGGAAGTCGACGCCGGTCGTGCTGGCGGCACCGTCGAGGCCGTCGAACTCGATGGCGTTGCCGACCCGCCCGGCCCCGAAGCGCGCTCCGCCGGACAGCTTCGCCGTGCGGGCGCCGACCGCGTCGGCGGCGTTGCCGCCGCTGGACTCGTCCAGCCGCCAGTTGTGCACCAGCGACAGGTCCCGCCCGGCCATCACCTTGATCTCGTCGGCGAACAGGGGGCGGCTGTAGACGGCGACGTCGTCGATGGCGCCGGGGAAGAAGCCGACGCTGCTGTCGTTGTGCCGGGCCCGGCCGATCTGCAGGCCGCCGCCGGCCTTGAAGTTGCCGTCGTGCGGCGCGGTGCCGGCCAGTACGCCGTTGACGTACAGCTCGACCTGCCGGCTCTGTTTGCGGTAGACACCGGCCAGGTGAGTCCAGACGCCGAGCTGGGCGAGCCCGCTGCTCTTGGCCCGGGCGCCCGGCGGGTCGAGCTTGTCCTCCCTGGACCCGTAGAAGCACCAGTGGCCGTCCTCCATCGCCTGCAGGTAGAACGCGCTGGCGTGGGCGCCGTCCTGGGACACCGCGGTCGACCACTTGCCGGCCTCGTCGAGGCGCACCCACGCGGCGACCGAGAAGCTCTGGCTGGTGTCCACGACATTGGCGGCGCTCACATGGTCGTCGTAGCCGTCCAACTGCACGGCCAGGTCGGCCGGGTCGGGGTACATCGACTGCCCGGCCGCCCAGGTCGGCCA
Coding sequences within:
- a CDS encoding LamG domain-containing protein: MVASAPPSAMWDSAGGSAVAAVTVDRRSLTLVPDRRLLTGPSTVYPVVIDPGWTTPWRSGWTKVFSGKPGGAHWNGVNDVDGWGKVGYCGWAGCNGIGTTRSYFQFETAFLAGKRILSAAFNATIVYGPSCNTRNHQLFMANAVIHGGTNWQNAPPGWHVGTAPAGSNYGGCGGNKPIGFDVRHALYTGGPSAYFLKAEDEGDKYAWRKYDANATTLVVNYNSPPNAPYDLGTDPPMRACRWCGGTPYLGNDTVRLKARLSDPDNDLVKPIWDIYGGPSTDHRDRGPWQGSGAFFSTDLDLTVRDGQHITWTVWAADGHDGGPALTGPGFIVDRQKVTVEPGVEARVYDDDNRWHGGVGVPDTFTFDAAGVNDIDHYLYGWRDEPSTKVDASALGGPATVTLSPPADGPQTLYVQSVDRAGHRSPTSKHRFYVRAGNGPLAQWPLDGNTEDTAILGDRDGTLSGSTSYEKAAVGTGLRLGGAGLMSAPNAVRTDASFSVSAWVKLDRVDDTWQTVVQQNGAQTCAFCLQYQGRDKRFVFVLPQTDSTSPPGWDMVSAPATPVAGQWTHLAGIYDDAAKRIRLYVDGELAGTRERKTPWHGANPVYVGHGLAGVVDEVRLYDRVLSDAEVRAAVSQDDVQVGHWKLDEQEGTTAANEVPGGMAGVLSDGAAFTKDGAVRGAVALNGGTGQVATGGPVVHTDRSFSIGGYLRLGQLPPATQTFTALSQDGAWVSGFLLGYRNDAGGRWELYVPSADAAGRPADEVLRSSVAYQPKPDQWTHVFAVYDAAAKQMRLYVDGELVGAAARTKGFDAGGPMVVGRGRWDGQPANPWPGSVDEVRAYSRALSADEIKGILGRDGVPAGLWRLDGTADDASGSGRGTLHGWPTWAAGQSMYPDPADLAVQLDGYDDHVSAANVVDTSQSFSVAAWVRLDEAGKWSTAVSQDGAHASAFYLQAMEDGHWCFYGSREDKLDPPGARAKSSGLAQLGVWTHLAGVYRKQSRQVELYVNGVLAGTAPHDGNFKAGGGLQIGRARHNDSSVGFFPGAIDDVAVYSRPLFADEIKVMAGRDLSLVHNWRLDESSGGNAADAVGARTAKLSGGARFGAGRVGNAIEFDGLDGAASTTGVDFRPGQAFTVGAWVYLPDRNCDLDEHESCRMDAVSVDGGQRSLFRLGHLVDDLQRRKGAWVFEMPEPDTGRVTRAALTTDPTEVETWVHLLGVYDPAAKKIWLYVNGTRLGEGTLNTPWTVSGGLHIGRGTANGAAAAHWKGRVDDVRTYTGALDKERILSLVTSYPAQIGPDTLPAADGGRWEFDEGSGTTVDDTSSHGLPATMTGGAEWFSGRTGQAAWLDGSSGYVETAGPALDTGRSFTVTAWAYLTETNVDRTVVGQDGNRNSAFRLQYRASDNKWAVVVPTADTDNAGDLVLTSAQSAAAHHWMHLAVVYDADAHQLRLYVNGLLSAAQVDVTVWRAGGPLSMGRARLNGRNAEFFASGIDDVRAYPRALSDGEVRTVHDDARAVDYSVWRFDDGTPKDYNWAHNDLTAAGAATFGPGVSGKGLRLDGTTGAATSAWTGVATRDSFTVSAWANLSRTDQAATVLAQDGGRTSAFTLQYRPEAGRWLFGARTQDADGADLVYAASREAPTVGQWTHLTGVHDYAARQLRLYVNGELAGVRDGVALWATDGVFTVGRSKVDGEPAEFFPGTVDEIRTDVGMATDEQIAQRAVWPKPIGGQLGRYVDSAGERYSAGTDGDARPGYTYETTLGTLVPSPHPHTTMLYACRSGADGFTSTDAACEGAAVAGEVGLVYAVPPPNFTTLPVYRCRTAADRFESLRADCEGATKDGVLGYALPYGALARYYGPTWDHVTTFDGSPVLPPGYWQEGTQGWVALSPLPGTQPLMSCRDGHDQFLSLDPGCAGKTVLSGLGHLWSEEPSGVASMALYACRIGGEAYTSVAEDCEGYDVVGRLGYVLIGPPDEEPLFEPPTEEEPPTDEPPTEEAGE